One Chitinophaga sp. H8 DNA window includes the following coding sequences:
- the mobC gene encoding plasmid mobilization relaxosome protein MobC, translating into MRKKVKERDALKYDIKLRVNQHHYDRLNKLMSASRYRNMSELLRDIVCNRQVVTYCHDESLDIVMTELVRLRKELNSIGININQISRQINSSDKHVLKVTLTLQATTMLKEVKDSMQPLLLIVAELSKKWLRK; encoded by the coding sequence ATGAGAAAGAAAGTGAAGGAGCGAGACGCCCTAAAATATGATATTAAGCTACGGGTTAACCAGCACCATTACGACAGACTGAACAAGTTAATGTCCGCCTCCCGATATCGTAACATGAGCGAACTACTGCGCGACATCGTATGTAACCGGCAGGTTGTAACCTATTGCCATGATGAATCTTTGGACATTGTAATGACCGAACTGGTTCGTCTCCGCAAGGAGCTAAACTCTATCGGCATCAATATCAATCAGATTTCCCGGCAGATCAACAGCTCAGACAAGCACGTACTAAAAGTCACACTCACTCTGCAGGCCACCACGATGCTCAAAGAAGTGAAAGATAGCATGCAGCCGTTATTATTAATTGTCGCTGAATTATCAAAAAAATGGTTGCGAAAGTGA
- a CDS encoding relaxase/mobilization nuclease domain-containing protein yields the protein MVAKVKPGKTIRGILNYNENKVDGGKALCIHSAGFGCEAGDLSFSSKLSRFTNQNARNAIAKKNAVHIILSFAPSEQIDRDTLCQIVDTYMERLGFGEQPYLVYQHFDTHQSHLHIATINIREDGTQINMHYIGKNQSSRARREIEQEFGLIKADGRGQTGNLSLKPADLTKIRLGEVEVKSSISNIVRTVVESYKFASMPELNVILGQFNVYADMGAPDTRMYRSGGLVYKVIDEQGEIADSPPIKASSIHEKPTLKNIVAKFERNSKDRQAYQGRVMRTIDNVLKKVRDIPTFVQAMKGEGIHVAFYKNKESYIYGVTYVDNLTYCVFKGSDLRTGYSAKAILGKLQSQNMDELELNRQFVKRIVEQTDFEQGIRGVLRDWTKAGLMIRIDASSGDETVYRLGNIFTSSDSFLVADKNITWYLQNNGFNESKAARIRQLVMDQIRLPDIFPLEQQTAVVATKVTDQLSRFIDQLFEPAYAGNSLPIELLKEARKKRKRKKSQ from the coding sequence ATGGTTGCGAAAGTGAAACCAGGGAAAACGATCAGGGGGATACTCAACTACAATGAAAACAAAGTGGATGGTGGGAAAGCCCTTTGTATACATTCAGCAGGATTTGGATGCGAGGCCGGTGATTTGTCGTTTTCTTCTAAGTTGTCTCGCTTTACCAACCAGAACGCCAGGAACGCGATTGCCAAAAAGAATGCAGTCCATATCATTTTAAGCTTCGCCCCATCTGAGCAGATCGACCGGGATACGCTTTGTCAGATTGTCGATACCTATATGGAAAGGCTTGGCTTCGGTGAGCAGCCGTATCTGGTTTATCAGCATTTCGACACCCACCAATCACATCTTCATATTGCCACGATTAACATACGGGAAGATGGAACGCAGATCAATATGCACTACATCGGCAAGAACCAATCCTCCCGTGCCCGCCGTGAGATAGAACAAGAGTTTGGTTTAATCAAAGCCGATGGCAGAGGGCAAACCGGAAACTTAAGCCTAAAACCTGCTGATCTCACCAAGATCAGATTGGGAGAAGTGGAAGTGAAATCCAGCATTTCCAATATTGTCAGAACGGTAGTTGAATCCTACAAATTTGCAAGTATGCCGGAACTTAATGTGATTCTTGGCCAGTTTAATGTCTATGCAGATATGGGCGCCCCCGACACCCGGATGTACAGAAGTGGAGGCCTTGTTTATAAAGTGATAGATGAGCAAGGTGAGATTGCTGACAGTCCACCAATAAAAGCAAGTTCAATCCATGAAAAACCAACCCTAAAGAATATCGTCGCAAAGTTTGAGAGAAACAGTAAAGACCGCCAGGCCTATCAAGGAAGAGTGATGCGAACCATTGACAATGTCCTAAAGAAGGTGCGAGATATTCCTACTTTCGTTCAAGCTATGAAGGGCGAAGGAATCCATGTCGCTTTCTATAAAAACAAGGAATCCTATATATATGGTGTCACCTACGTAGATAATCTGACTTATTGCGTATTCAAGGGCAGTGACCTAAGAACGGGATACAGCGCAAAGGCAATTCTGGGCAAATTGCAGTCCCAAAATATGGATGAACTGGAACTGAATCGTCAATTTGTAAAACGTATTGTTGAGCAGACGGACTTCGAGCAAGGTATTCGGGGCGTCCTCAGGGACTGGACGAAAGCCGGCCTGATGATACGAATCGATGCCTCTTCAGGTGACGAGACCGTCTACCGGCTAGGAAATATTTTCACGTCAAGCGATTCCTTTCTCGTTGCGGACAAGAACATTACCTGGTACCTACAAAATAATGGGTTCAACGAATCCAAAGCAGCAAGGATACGCCAACTGGTAATGGATCAGATCAGACTACCCGACATATTTCCACTTGAACAACAAACCGCAGTGGTTGCGACAAAAGTGACGGATCAGCTCTCCCGGTTTATAGACCAGCTATTTGAACCAGCCTATGCAGGCAACTCCCTTCCAATAGAACTACTGAAAGAAGCAAGAAAAAAAAGGAAAAGGAAAAAGTCGCAGTAA
- a CDS encoding YWFCY domain-containing protein, whose product MDTGENTQGLRAIADLTRKASFILLALNFYVFCYAAFDQWGLTWDIIKRILQNFGETGIFNSLHYTKSFSFLLLCISLFGSKGKKDEKIKVGTISKYLSIGALLYWGSFLVFYLNWSTQWVAISYIATTIAGFMLFMAGGARLSRLIQIKLTKDIFNEENETFPQEERLLENEFSVNLPGTYRLKGKTRSMWLNLINCFRLVLVAGSPGAGKTFFIIREVIIQCIRRSYCIILYDFKYDDLSIIAYNAWLKYKHLYPVPPKFYVINFDTPINRCNPLEPSTLLDITDATESSRTILLGLNFQWIQKTGDFFVESPINFFTAIIWFLKKYKGGLYCTLPHAIELMQSNYDDLFPILSTEPEIEVLIG is encoded by the coding sequence ATGGATACTGGAGAGAATACACAAGGGCTAAGGGCAATAGCAGACCTTACCCGAAAGGCAAGCTTTATTTTACTCGCCCTCAATTTTTATGTCTTTTGTTATGCCGCGTTTGACCAGTGGGGATTAACCTGGGATATTATAAAACGCATCTTACAGAATTTTGGAGAGACCGGCATCTTTAACAGCCTGCACTACACAAAGTCGTTTTCATTCTTACTACTCTGTATCTCGCTATTTGGGAGCAAAGGGAAGAAAGATGAAAAGATCAAAGTTGGGACAATTAGTAAGTATTTATCAATTGGGGCGCTGTTGTATTGGGGCAGCTTTCTCGTTTTTTACCTCAACTGGTCTACTCAATGGGTTGCCATTTCCTATATCGCGACCACAATCGCTGGCTTTATGCTTTTTATGGCAGGTGGTGCCAGACTATCGCGATTGATCCAAATTAAACTCACTAAGGACATTTTCAATGAAGAAAACGAAACATTTCCACAGGAAGAGCGCCTGTTGGAAAATGAGTTTTCCGTTAATCTGCCTGGGACATATCGACTGAAGGGGAAAACCAGGTCTATGTGGCTCAACCTGATTAACTGCTTCAGACTTGTGCTTGTCGCAGGAAGTCCAGGGGCAGGCAAGACCTTCTTTATTATTCGAGAAGTAATCATACAATGCATCAGACGTTCATATTGCATCATATTATATGATTTCAAGTATGATGATCTTTCGATTATTGCTTACAATGCATGGCTAAAGTATAAACATCTTTATCCGGTTCCCCCGAAATTTTATGTGATCAACTTTGACACGCCGATTAACCGATGCAATCCGTTGGAGCCATCTACTCTGCTTGATATCACCGACGCTACAGAAAGTTCCCGTACCATTCTGCTGGGGTTAAATTTTCAATGGATCCAGAAAACTGGGGATTTCTTTGTCGAATCACCAATAAATTTCTTCACTGCTATCATCTGGTTCTTAAAAAAATATAAGGGCGGGTTGTATTGCACATTGCCACATGCAATCGAACTGATGCAATCCAACTACGACGACCTCTTTCCGATACTCTCTACTGAGCCGGAAATTGAAGTCTTGATAGGGT